One Esox lucius isolate fEsoLuc1 chromosome 1, fEsoLuc1.pri, whole genome shotgun sequence genomic region harbors:
- the LOC105009239 gene encoding ras-related protein Rap-2b has translation MREYKVVVLGSGGVGKSALTVQFVTGSFIEKYDPTIEDFYRKEIEVDSSPSVLEILDTAGTEQFASMRDLYIKNGQGFILVYSLVNQQSFQDIKPMRDQIIRVKRYERVPMILVGNKVDLEGEREVSAGEGKALADDWNCPFMETSAKNKGSVDELFAEIVRQMNYASAPGGDDQCCSSCVIL, from the coding sequence ATGAGAGAATACAAAGTAGTGGTGCTCGGATCCGGTGGTGTCGGCAAATCCGCATTGACTGTCCAATTCGTTACTGGATCGTTTATTGAGAAATATGATCCCACGATAGAGGATTTCTACCGAAAGGAGATCGAGGTGGACTCATCGCCTTCTGTTCTGGAGATACTGGACACCGCGGGGACTGAGCAGTTCGCCTCAATGCGAGACCTGTACATCAAAAACGGTCAAGGATTCATCCTAGTTTACAGCTTGGTCAACCAACAAAGCTTTCAAGACATAAAACCAATGAGGGATCAGATCATCCGGGTGAAAAGGTACGAGAGGGTTCCGATGATTCTGGTCGGCAACAAAGTGGACCTCGAGGGCGAGAGAGAGGTTTCGGCCGGGGAAGGGAAAGCCTTGGCGGATGATTGGAATTGCCCGTTTATGGAAACTTCAGCCAAAAATAAGGGCTCGGTGGACGAACTGTTTGCAGAGATTGTCAGACAGATGAACTATGCTTCTGCACCAGGCGGAGACGATCAGTGCTGCTCGTCATGTGTTATTCTTTAA